The following coding sequences lie in one Manis javanica isolate MJ-LG chromosome X, MJ_LKY, whole genome shotgun sequence genomic window:
- the LOC140847365 gene encoding LOW QUALITY PROTEIN: PWWP domain-containing DNA repair factor 4-like (The sequence of the model RefSeq protein was modified relative to this genomic sequence to represent the inferred CDS: inserted 2 bases in 1 codon; deleted 1 base in 1 codon; substituted 3 bases at 3 genomic stop codons), with the protein MIDAEYVLCNWKGLLWPAKVMSRSRKKARSLEVQILSVDEKIKVKSTDMKILNESQIESITSALVAQSKASVPPGEEVAYRRALMVALYRHISSNGNAKSSQSSGVCPNFPSLLEDDHEKAGKKKGGTSGVWPLHCTVKEEGADAKDGGVLPSLPASFIHTVPRALKEEAHHTCPKALAASSECSIFSRNVEGPGEGAWKPGLEGAAASSSVPNLRLRYSLRRENRKRKLQVPEPEKALQELQPLVDSQAVNPNTATEKDVSKEAGQLTSMDFPQEPCPIEGGMMVWFKFQNHPFWPAVVXSVNQAEQTARVLLIKANMHCEKNGIRVPLXRLKHLDCKEKGMLMNRARKLYRQCVNWCFSLISHYREGLGQGSFAGSFLDSYAADISYPIRKAIHEWVVETDFPKVNYADLEDSEEETSLGWKIPCKKILPDLMRAAWDXENQKLVDFIVKRKGADDHLLDIVKGRKESRWLASFLNSGRYVICTETYQEDEDQLDVVVRHLEDIYKXIDKTMLALRRDDKVSFVVEVLLPEATICSIAALDELEYKEAEERYLRGPPVHYQEKELFDENILKIVRKRSVTRSKAK; encoded by the exons ATGATAGATGCTGAGTATGTCCTCTGCAATTGGAAAGGCCTCCTTTGGCCAGCAAAGGTTATGTCCAGATCCAGGAAAAAGGCACGGTCTCTAGAAGTTCAAATACTCTCAGTGgatgaaaaaattaaagtgaagAGCACAGATATGAAGATCCTAAATGAGTCTCAGATTGAATCCATTACCTCTGCACTAGTGGCCCAGTCAAAGGCCAGTGTCCCACCAGGAGAGGAAGTGGCCTACAGAAGGGCCCTCATGGTGGCACT CTATCGCCACATCTCTTCCAATGGAAACGCAAAGTCCTCACAAAGCTCCGGCGTGTGCCCAAACTTCCCATCACTCTTGGAAGATGATCATGAGAAAGCAGGTAAGAAAAAGGGAGGCACTTCAGGAGTTTGGCCCTTGCATTGCACGGTCAAGGAAGAAGGTGCAGATGCTAAAGATGGAGGCGTCCTTCCATCTCTGCCAGCAAGTTTCATCCATACTGTGCCCAGGGCTCTGAAAGAAGAAGCACACCACACCTGCCCAAAGGCCCTGGCTGCCTCGTCTGAATGTTCTATCTTCTCTAGGAATGTTGAGGGCCCTGGAGAGGGTGCCTGGAAGCCAGGCTTGGAAGGTGCGGCAGCATCCTCCAGTGTCCCCAACCTTAGGCTGCGTTACTCCCTCCGTcgggaaaacagaaaaaggaagctGCAGGTACCAGAGCCTGAGAAGGCACTGCAAGAACTTCAACCTTTAGTTGACTCACAGGCTGTTAACCCCAACACCGCTACTGAAAAGGACGTCAGCAAGGAAGCGGGACAGCTGACGAGCATGGATTTCCCACAGGAGCCATGTCCCATTGAAGGAGGAATGATGGTCTGGTTTAAATTTCAAAATCACCCATTTTGGCCAGCTGTGGT CAGTGTCAACCAAGCAGAACAGACTGCAAGGGTGCTTTTGATCAAGGCAAACATGCATTGTGAAAAGAATGGCATTCGAGTTCCTCTTTGAAGATTAAAGCATCTGGATTGCAAAGAGAAAGGAATGCTAATGAACAGAGCCAGGAAATTGTACAGGCAGTGTGTGAACTGGTGCTTCTCCCTGATTTCCCACTACAGAGAAGGGCTAGGCCAGGGGTCTTTTGCGGGCTCTTTCCTGGACTCCTATGCTGCTGACATCAGTTACCCAATTAGGAAAGCCATCCACGAGTGGGTTGTGGAGACTGACTTCCCAAAGGTGAATTACGCTGACCTGGAAGATTCTGAGGAGGAGACCTCTCTGGGCTGGAAGATACCCTGCAAGAAAATTTTGCCTGACCTGATGAGGGCTGCTTGGGACTGAGAGAACCAGAAGCTAGTGGACTTCATCGTGAAAAGAAAGGGGGCCGACGACCATCTCCTGGACATCGTAAAAGGTAGGAAAGAGTCCAGGTGGCTGGCATCATTTCTGAATTCAGGCAGGTATGTGATCTGCACTGAAACATACCAAGAGGATGAAGACCAGTTGGATGTC GTGGTAAGACATTTAGAAGATATCTACAAATAAATAGACAAGACAATGCTGGCTCTGAGAAGAGATGACAAAGTGAGCTTTGTTGTGGAAGTTCTCCTGCCAGAAGCAACCATTTGTTCAATTGCTGCACTTGATGAGTTAGAGTacaaggaggcagaggaaaggtACCTGCGAGGGCCACCTGTGCATTACCAGGAAAAAGAACTATTTGATGAAAACATCTTAAAGATAGTGAGAAAGAGATCAGTAACAAGGAGCAAGGCTAAGTAA